CAATTCCTTCGCATGCACGAGCGCCGTCGAATCCGTCGGCTGCAGCTGCAATTCCGCATTGTAGGCATTGACCAGCCGCTCCAGCCGGTTCGGCTGCGATTGCAAAGCCCAATCGGCCTTGAGAAGATCGATCGTGTCCTTCTCGAGCTTGATCTCGGCCTCGAGGCGATGAACCTCCTCGAGCTTCAATTCGGCGCGATGCTTGATCGTGTAGGTGACGGCGGCAGTCGCCGTCATGACGCCGATGAGCACGAGATCGAACGTTTTCAGCATATCAACCTCCAAGCTTTCCGAGAGAGGCAAGATTGGGAAACCCGAAGAGCGACATATCCGCCGCCTCGGCGGCCGCGTCCGTCCGCAGGCCGGCGCGCAGCTTGGCGGAGCGGGCGCGCGGATTGGCTTCAGCCTCCGCCTCGCTCGCCGAAACCATCGGCTTGCCGATCGCCGTAAAGGTCGCCGCCCGCTCATGTGCAGCCGGCAGGTGCCGCGAGCCCGTCGCCCTGCCGGCGCGGTCGGAGAAGAATTTCTTGACGATGCGGTCTTCAAGCGAATG
This DNA window, taken from Rhizobium etli CFN 42, encodes the following:
- the ftsL gene encoding cell division protein FtsL — encoded protein: MLKTFDLVLIGVMTATAAVTYTIKHRAELKLEEVHRLEAEIKLEKDTIDLLKADWALQSQPNRLERLVNAYNAELQLQPTDSTALVHAKELPMLKSEVPVPDVTEAKAGAKGATVASAKGATGKAQPVPMPAPRGATQQRGVVADEADEIETGSVE